One Fibrobacter sp. UWB16 DNA window includes the following coding sequences:
- a CDS encoding ATP-dependent helicase, with translation MEKSPKSENVENSLEWERSRLDKEQLEAVETTEGYVRVVAGAGSGKTRTLTHRYLYLVKEMGISPANILCVTFTNKAAAEMKKRIRSILGGNDSGYISTFHGFCVQFLREEIHVLNYPKEFMILDEDDQKSLLRKAYADLGLSLKDLKISSVLDFVGGRKANDIGYVSLFAEHLADEENVSAAGNAPAVENEKCEHLVELADEAPDKWMAVYYRYLYEQKKNYALDFDDLILVTLYILENFPEKLDKWRKRMMYVMVDEYQDIDGQQYRLADLLSSYHKNLFVVGDPDQTIYGWRGADINRILEFDQFHKGTKTILLQNNYRSTPSILKVPDAVIKNNKYRIEKVLRPVRAGGKTPVFYHAKNTREEAKWIVERIQNAVQNSVKNGAGGVHYKDIAVLYRMHSQSRSVEEALMSESIPYKVYSGVGFYQRKEIKDIICYLRMLVYADDLSFIRTVNTPKRQFGPKKMAILQAFADTRKVGLYEALLEIVYEAGRLNDVAPDVTTQAELSSVGNDHRKIDFDCKEFLSRSNVVEYVKLIEKYRSRYKDMRVSELLSKMLRETKYEEMLRLDGDEDRLDNLAELKQGILEFENYYEEDASLDEYLQNIVLFTNADEDVQEKDRVQLMTIHNAKGLEFPYVFVCGLNEGFFPVKRVQNKIQLEEERRLAYVAFTRAENVLCLSDAEDGVAGESGSRYPSRFLLEMDMGELDVARGFSDDLLLAARDFIAEADRNRDLMNDFDEDESLGAVKKAPTAEFAVGDRVVHKIFGIGTVSGVDKKNFCYEITFDKFATPRSIQFDFPLVRA, from the coding sequence ATGGAAAAAAGCCCGAAAAGCGAAAATGTTGAAAACTCCCTCGAATGGGAGCGTTCCCGCCTGGACAAGGAACAGCTTGAGGCGGTCGAGACGACCGAGGGCTATGTGCGCGTGGTGGCGGGTGCTGGGTCTGGCAAGACCCGGACGCTCACGCACCGCTATCTGTATCTCGTGAAGGAGATGGGCATTTCGCCTGCGAACATTCTCTGCGTGACGTTCACGAACAAGGCTGCTGCCGAAATGAAAAAGCGCATCCGCTCGATTCTGGGCGGCAACGACAGCGGCTACATTTCGACGTTCCACGGCTTTTGCGTGCAGTTCTTGCGCGAAGAAATCCATGTTCTGAATTACCCGAAGGAATTTATGATTTTGGACGAGGACGACCAAAAGTCGCTTTTGCGCAAGGCGTATGCGGATTTGGGGCTCTCGCTCAAGGACTTGAAAATCAGCAGTGTCCTTGATTTTGTGGGTGGCCGCAAGGCGAATGATATCGGGTATGTGTCGCTGTTTGCGGAACACTTGGCGGATGAGGAGAATGTATCGGCTGCCGGGAATGCGCCGGCGGTTGAAAACGAGAAATGCGAGCATCTGGTGGAGCTTGCGGACGAGGCTCCGGACAAGTGGATGGCGGTTTATTACCGCTATCTGTACGAGCAAAAGAAAAATTACGCGCTCGATTTTGACGATTTGATTCTGGTGACGCTATATATTTTGGAGAATTTTCCGGAAAAGCTCGACAAGTGGCGCAAGCGCATGATGTACGTGATGGTCGACGAGTACCAGGACATTGACGGTCAACAGTATCGTTTGGCGGATTTGCTTTCGAGTTACCACAAGAACCTGTTTGTGGTGGGCGACCCGGACCAGACGATTTATGGCTGGCGCGGTGCCGATATCAATCGCATTTTGGAATTTGACCAGTTCCATAAAGGCACAAAGACGATTCTGTTGCAGAACAATTACCGCTCGACGCCGAGCATTTTGAAGGTGCCGGACGCGGTCATCAAGAACAACAAGTACCGAATCGAGAAGGTCTTGAGGCCGGTCCGTGCAGGCGGCAAGACTCCTGTTTTTTACCATGCGAAGAACACGCGCGAAGAAGCAAAATGGATTGTGGAGCGCATCCAGAATGCGGTACAGAATTCTGTGAAAAATGGCGCGGGTGGTGTGCATTACAAGGATATTGCGGTTTTGTACCGTATGCATTCGCAGTCGCGCTCTGTCGAAGAGGCTCTGATGTCGGAGTCTATCCCTTATAAGGTTTATAGCGGTGTAGGCTTTTATCAGCGCAAGGAAATCAAGGATATCATTTGCTATTTGCGAATGCTTGTGTATGCCGATGACTTGTCGTTTATCCGGACGGTGAATACGCCCAAGCGCCAGTTCGGGCCGAAGAAAATGGCAATTTTGCAGGCGTTTGCGGATACGCGCAAGGTCGGACTTTACGAGGCGTTGCTTGAAATTGTGTACGAGGCGGGGCGCTTGAACGATGTGGCGCCTGATGTCACGACGCAGGCGGAACTTTCGTCGGTTGGCAATGACCATCGGAAAATCGATTTTGACTGCAAGGAATTCTTGTCGAGAAGCAATGTCGTTGAATACGTGAAGCTGATTGAAAAGTATCGCTCGCGTTATAAGGATATGCGCGTTTCGGAATTGCTTTCGAAGATGCTTCGCGAGACGAAGTACGAGGAAATGCTTCGTCTGGATGGCGATGAAGACCGCTTGGACAATCTCGCAGAACTCAAACAGGGGATTCTTGAATTCGAGAATTACTACGAAGAAGATGCTTCGCTGGATGAGTATTTGCAAAACATCGTGCTGTTCACGAATGCCGATGAAGATGTGCAGGAAAAGGACCGCGTGCAGCTCATGACGATTCACAATGCGAAGGGCCTAGAATTCCCGTATGTTTTTGTGTGCGGCTTGAACGAGGGCTTTTTCCCGGTGAAGCGCGTGCAGAACAAGATTCAGCTCGAAGAAGAACGCAGGCTTGCGTATGTGGCTTTCACGCGTGCCGAAAACGTACTTTGCCTGAGCGACGCCGAGGATGGCGTGGCGGGCGAGAGCGGGTCACGCTATCCGTCGAGATTCTTGCTCGAGATGGACATGGGCGAGCTTGATGTGGCGCGTGGATTCTCGGACGATTTGCTTTTGGCGGCACGAGATTTTATTG
- a CDS encoding YbjQ family protein: MIIVNTDYISGKEIETIQLVKGSIVFSKNVVRDIFAGLKTIIGGEIGGYSEMMNEARQKATERMISEATMIGADAIVNVRYSTSALMANAAEIIAYGTAVRFKK, translated from the coding sequence ATGATTATTGTAAACACAGACTACATCAGTGGCAAAGAAATCGAAACGATCCAGCTTGTCAAAGGGAGTATCGTTTTTTCGAAGAACGTTGTCCGTGATATCTTTGCCGGGCTCAAGACTATTATCGGTGGCGAAATCGGTGGCTACAGCGAAATGATGAACGAAGCACGCCAAAAGGCAACTGAGCGCATGATCAGCGAAGCCACCATGATTGGAGCAGACGCCATCGTGAATGTTCGCTATTCCACAAGCGCCTTAATGGCTAATGCCGCAGAAATTATCGCCTACGGCACAGCAGTCCGCTTCAAGAAATAG
- the ispD gene encoding 2-C-methyl-D-erythritol 4-phosphate cytidylyltransferase gives MSNSLLFGKFAAVLPAGGLGKRMGGAIPKQLMQLGGKPVYQYSLETFLNMEEIAEVVIAVPADWKDYFEKDIFSRLSPAFGTGYGNNLNKLRIVVGGKERWQSVQNGVNALTSGAEYVLVHDVARPFISEKIIRDVCETLVNQGSCLVAKPAIDTIKIASNGRVESTIDRNKVWLAQTPQAARIDLLKSLYARIEKEPLNFTPTDEASILEFFGESVYIVKGESANDKLTTPEDFEFFASRANQF, from the coding sequence ATGTCTAATTCATTACTTTTTGGAAAATTCGCAGCAGTTCTCCCCGCAGGCGGCCTCGGCAAGCGCATGGGCGGGGCAATTCCCAAGCAATTGATGCAACTTGGCGGAAAACCGGTTTACCAATACAGCCTCGAAACCTTCCTCAATATGGAAGAAATCGCTGAAGTTGTGATTGCCGTCCCAGCCGATTGGAAAGACTACTTTGAAAAAGATATTTTTAGCCGTTTGAGTCCCGCATTTGGAACCGGATACGGGAATAATTTAAACAAACTAAGAATTGTCGTTGGCGGGAAAGAACGCTGGCAGTCCGTGCAAAACGGAGTGAACGCGCTCACTAGCGGCGCTGAATACGTGCTCGTCCACGATGTAGCACGCCCGTTCATTAGCGAAAAGATTATCCGCGATGTCTGCGAAACGCTCGTCAATCAAGGAAGTTGCCTCGTTGCCAAGCCCGCAATCGACACCATCAAGATTGCAAGCAATGGTCGTGTCGAAAGCACCATTGACCGCAACAAAGTTTGGCTTGCACAGACACCGCAAGCAGCCCGCATCGATTTGCTCAAGAGCCTCTACGCCCGCATCGAAAAGGAACCGCTGAACTTCACGCCAACCGATGAAGCAAGCATCCTCGAATTCTTTGGCGAGTCCGTCTATATCGTGAAAGGCGAATCCGCAAACGACAAGCTCACGACGCCCGAAGATTTCGAATTTTTCGCAAGCCGGGCCAACCAGTTTTAA
- the pheT gene encoding phenylalanine--tRNA ligase subunit beta, with the protein MKVSLNWLRRHVDLPESAEDVAKALTSIGLEVEGMEEPGKVYDKLLVAKVLTCDPHPDSDHLHITTVNDGTNTIQVVCGAPNVAAGQTVVLAPIGAELPLPDGTKLKMKKSKIRGVESFGMICAEDEIGLSDDHGGIMVLDDSIPAGTPFVSLGMYDVCFELNVTPNRPDALSHRGVARELAAKFNRPLKPLAYNFKEDSEDASAAISLEVVPGCGCSRYVGRVIKDVKVEKSPAWLAKLLHAVGMNSINNVVDITNFILMDVGQPLHSFDMDQLHGNKIKVRRAVKGETIETIDHTEHELVENDLVICDGDRPACVAGVMGGVESEIVDATKNVFLESAWFNPTVIRKQAKRLCISTDSSYRFEREIDFATQDEYSKYACAMIQEVAGGRILKGSVEYTGEDHKKENNVVTLRIARAEKVIGMKLEAAQVEKYLTGIALEVVKKDAESITFKIPSFRPDLEREVDLIEEIARLIGFDNIPYSLPKFTMQPNELPPIEVLNRKIRKTLSAMGLHECLSLRFTSKARTEALFGPESDDRRSKPALLLNPLSEELGAVPTSLLPNLLKAVAENEKNRPGSVRLFEVAKGQFKRARKDERDPGFDESNLVALTIAGNFDTDPLNDKPKQIDFAAFKGFVQSFFKRLGLVVEFRAAAKPELFLHPGKQAEIVCNGTVLGTMGELHPNCLKANEISYETYVMEADMDKMEHESHKKIVFQPFSRQVPSTRDISIEVAKSMTHEDVLARIKALNPKNLAKITLKSIYEGEKIEAGKKNMVYSLTYQAMDRTLTDDEVNKAHNKLRDKLVANGDIVLR; encoded by the coding sequence ATGAAAGTTTCTTTGAATTGGCTTAGACGTCACGTTGACCTTCCGGAATCTGCGGAAGATGTCGCAAAGGCGCTCACCTCCATCGGTCTCGAAGTTGAAGGCATGGAAGAACCGGGCAAGGTCTATGACAAGTTGCTCGTTGCAAAGGTTCTCACTTGCGATCCGCACCCGGATAGCGATCACTTGCACATCACTACCGTGAACGACGGCACGAACACCATCCAGGTTGTTTGCGGAGCCCCGAACGTCGCTGCAGGCCAGACGGTTGTGCTCGCCCCGATTGGCGCAGAACTCCCGCTCCCTGACGGCACCAAGCTCAAGATGAAGAAATCCAAGATTCGCGGTGTCGAAAGCTTCGGCATGATCTGCGCCGAAGACGAAATCGGCCTTTCTGACGACCACGGTGGAATCATGGTTCTCGACGATTCCATCCCGGCAGGTACGCCGTTCGTAAGCCTCGGCATGTACGACGTCTGCTTCGAACTGAACGTTACACCGAACCGCCCGGACGCTCTTAGCCACCGCGGTGTTGCACGCGAACTCGCCGCCAAGTTTAACCGCCCGCTCAAGCCGCTCGCCTACAACTTCAAGGAAGATTCCGAAGACGCAAGCGCCGCCATCAGCCTCGAAGTCGTTCCGGGCTGCGGTTGCTCCCGCTACGTGGGCCGCGTCATCAAGGACGTAAAGGTTGAAAAGTCTCCGGCATGGCTTGCCAAGCTCTTGCACGCTGTCGGCATGAATAGCATCAACAACGTCGTTGACATCACGAACTTCATCTTGATGGACGTCGGTCAGCCGCTCCACAGCTTTGATATGGACCAGCTCCACGGCAACAAGATCAAGGTCCGCCGCGCCGTCAAGGGCGAAACGATTGAAACGATCGACCACACCGAACATGAACTCGTCGAAAACGACCTCGTGATTTGCGACGGTGACCGTCCGGCTTGCGTCGCCGGCGTGATGGGCGGTGTCGAATCCGAAATCGTCGATGCCACGAAGAACGTGTTCCTCGAAAGCGCCTGGTTCAACCCGACCGTTATCCGCAAGCAGGCCAAGCGCCTCTGCATTTCTACAGACTCCAGCTACCGTTTCGAACGTGAAATCGACTTTGCTACGCAGGACGAATACAGCAAGTACGCTTGCGCCATGATTCAGGAAGTCGCTGGTGGCCGCATCCTCAAGGGTTCCGTCGAATACACTGGCGAAGACCACAAGAAAGAAAATAACGTTGTCACGCTCCGCATTGCCCGCGCCGAAAAAGTCATCGGCATGAAACTCGAAGCTGCCCAGGTCGAAAAGTACCTCACGGGTATCGCTCTCGAAGTCGTGAAGAAGGACGCCGAATCCATCACGTTCAAGATTCCGAGTTTCCGCCCGGACCTCGAACGCGAAGTCGACCTCATCGAAGAAATTGCACGCCTCATCGGCTTTGACAACATTCCATACAGCTTGCCGAAGTTCACGATGCAGCCGAACGAACTCCCGCCGATTGAAGTCTTGAACCGCAAGATCCGCAAGACACTTTCTGCCATGGGCCTCCACGAATGCTTGAGCCTCCGCTTCACGAGCAAGGCCCGCACCGAAGCCCTCTTTGGCCCAGAAAGTGACGACCGTCGCAGCAAGCCGGCTCTCCTCTTGAACCCGCTTTCCGAAGAACTCGGTGCTGTGCCGACGAGCCTCCTCCCGAATCTTCTCAAGGCTGTTGCCGAAAACGAAAAGAACCGTCCGGGTTCTGTTCGTCTGTTCGAAGTGGCAAAGGGACAGTTCAAGCGCGCTCGCAAGGACGAACGCGATCCGGGCTTTGACGAATCCAACCTCGTCGCCCTCACCATCGCCGGTAACTTTGATACCGATCCGCTCAACGACAAGCCGAAGCAGATTGACTTTGCCGCCTTCAAGGGCTTTGTCCAGAGCTTCTTCAAGCGTCTCGGCCTCGTCGTGGAATTCCGCGCCGCCGCAAAGCCAGAACTCTTCCTCCACCCGGGCAAGCAGGCCGAAATTGTCTGCAACGGCACGGTTCTTGGAACGATGGGCGAACTCCACCCGAACTGCCTCAAGGCCAACGAAATCAGCTACGAGACTTACGTGATGGAAGCCGACATGGACAAGATGGAACACGAAAGCCACAAGAAGATTGTGTTCCAGCCGTTCAGCCGCCAGGTGCCTTCGACCCGCGACATCTCTATTGAAGTTGCAAAGTCGATGACTCACGAAGACGTGCTCGCCCGCATCAAGGCTCTCAACCCGAAGAACCTCGCGAAGATTACTCTCAAGAGCATCTACGAAGGTGAAAAGATTGAAGCCGGCAAGAAGAACATGGTCTATAGCCTCACCTATCAGGCCATGGACCGTACGCTCACGGACGACGAAGTCAACAAGGCTCACAACAAGCTCCGCGACAAGCTCGTCGCAAACGGCGACATCGTACTCCGCTAG
- the dnaX gene encoding DNA polymerase III subunit gamma/tau, which produces MAYIAMARKWRPQSFSDMVGQEHIAKTLENAIQGGRLHHAFLFTGTRGVGKTTSARILARTLNCKGNDPLHPCGQCDSCKDIAGGNPMDVYEIDAASNTSVDNIRDVIERVQYPPVIGKYKIFIIDEVHMLSTGAFNALLKTLEEPPSHVIFIFATTEVNKVPQTILSRVQRFDFKRLTVDQIRSRLRYICEQEGIKATDEALDIFAEKADGSMRDGLTYFDQAYAFTGNEMTAESVRSVLGIPPVELFFSLIQSIENHDIKGCFRMVDDAVKIGIEFIPLLDGFGKFLRNLLYARLDAFTPDALNITEELYTKYKSCAQSLTNGDILRISKMLIDLQGTLRYSTNPRLLVETTFARMAWLDRLVDLRKALAAINDPKSAENDAVKKKVTEVSAMIDAQEEVQASYDDPFAGYDQGGVQAFSRYEIAAAWPSILSNIANDGDYVFSAAIAGTTLETGDPEQNPFPIALTYAGTTENAENWGYRQMTEHPEYVERVTRILEDRLQTKIALSIRTRAFTESELAEQRAAKMSPYELDLEKEPGLSKLQQMFATELVFTKKLKKAAIVSQCDEEDCDA; this is translated from the coding sequence ATGGCATACATCGCAATGGCGCGTAAGTGGCGCCCGCAATCATTCAGCGATATGGTCGGTCAGGAACATATCGCAAAGACTCTCGAGAACGCCATTCAGGGCGGTCGTCTCCATCATGCATTCCTTTTTACCGGCACCCGTGGTGTGGGCAAGACTACTAGCGCCCGCATCCTCGCCCGCACGCTCAACTGCAAGGGCAATGACCCGCTGCACCCGTGTGGGCAGTGCGACAGCTGCAAGGATATCGCCGGCGGAAACCCGATGGACGTCTATGAAATAGATGCGGCCTCTAACACCAGCGTCGACAACATCCGCGATGTGATTGAACGTGTGCAGTACCCGCCCGTCATCGGCAAGTACAAGATCTTCATCATCGACGAAGTCCACATGCTCTCGACAGGCGCCTTCAACGCTCTTCTCAAGACGCTCGAAGAACCGCCGTCCCACGTGATTTTCATTTTTGCAACGACCGAAGTCAACAAAGTCCCGCAGACGATTTTGAGCCGCGTGCAACGTTTTGACTTCAAGCGCCTGACCGTAGACCAGATCCGCAGCCGCCTCCGCTACATTTGCGAACAGGAAGGCATCAAGGCCACCGATGAAGCCCTCGACATCTTTGCCGAAAAGGCCGACGGTTCCATGCGTGACGGTCTCACCTACTTTGACCAGGCATACGCCTTTACCGGGAACGAGATGACAGCGGAATCCGTCCGCTCCGTCCTCGGCATCCCACCTGTAGAACTTTTCTTCTCGCTCATCCAGTCCATCGAAAACCACGACATCAAGGGTTGCTTCCGCATGGTGGATGACGCTGTGAAAATCGGTATCGAGTTCATCCCGCTGCTCGATGGCTTTGGCAAGTTCCTCCGCAATTTGCTCTACGCCCGCCTCGACGCATTCACGCCGGACGCACTCAACATCACCGAAGAGCTTTACACCAAGTACAAGAGCTGCGCACAAAGTCTTACGAACGGAGATATTCTCCGCATCAGCAAGATGCTTATCGACTTGCAAGGTACGCTCCGCTACAGCACGAACCCGCGCCTCCTCGTCGAGACGACGTTTGCCCGAATGGCTTGGCTCGACCGACTGGTCGATTTGCGAAAAGCTCTTGCAGCGATTAACGATCCTAAAAGCGCCGAAAACGACGCGGTAAAAAAAAAAGTAACTGAAGTCAGCGCCATGATAGACGCCCAGGAAGAAGTCCAGGCGTCTTATGATGACCCATTTGCAGGCTACGATCAAGGTGGCGTGCAGGCATTTTCACGTTACGAAATTGCCGCCGCATGGCCTTCCATCCTCTCCAACATCGCTAACGACGGCGACTACGTATTCTCCGCCGCCATTGCTGGCACCACGCTTGAAACCGGCGACCCCGAACAGAATCCGTTCCCGATTGCGCTTACCTACGCGGGCACGACCGAGAATGCCGAAAACTGGGGCTACCGCCAAATGACGGAGCATCCCGAATACGTCGAACGCGTGACTCGCATTTTGGAAGACCGCCTGCAGACAAAAATTGCGCTTTCCATCCGCACCCGCGCCTTCACCGAATCGGAACTTGCCGAACAGCGCGCCGCCAAGATGAGCCCATACGAGCTCGACCTGGAAAAGGAACCGGGACTTTCAAAGCTCCAGCAGATGTTTGCAACGGAACTCGTCTTCACCAAGAAACTCAAGAAAGCAGCCATCGTTTCACAATGTGACGAAGAAGATTGCGACGCATAG
- a CDS encoding YbaB/EbfC family nucleoid-associated protein, protein MSKMLKDLQKMQSKMLKAQNDLKAQSFDAEAGGGMVKVAMNGKGVLTMVKINPDAVDKDDVEALEDLIMAAVNSAVKKKDDAQQASISDITGGMKIPGLM, encoded by the coding sequence ATGAGCAAGATGCTTAAGGACCTTCAGAAAATGCAGAGCAAGATGCTTAAGGCACAAAACGACCTCAAGGCACAGAGCTTTGATGCCGAAGCCGGCGGCGGAATGGTGAAGGTCGCCATGAACGGAAAGGGCGTACTCACGATGGTGAAGATCAATCCGGATGCAGTTGACAAGGACGATGTCGAAGCTCTCGAAGACCTCATCATGGCAGCCGTGAACTCAGCCGTCAAGAAGAAAGACGACGCCCAGCAGGCAAGCATTTCGGACATCACTGGCGGCATGAAAATCCCCGGTTTGATGTAA
- a CDS encoding TolC family protein, with amino-acid sequence MSRKFLVLSALALGLIVPASAKTYTRDEAVQTAIENSPDVKTAEEDLIKASSQVDAGYGNAYPSIDLSANVTRIFGLDDVKKTSAITDAAKNMANSVDDDGHPKANAFDQNVIGPALDGMTYGMKSQAYRWQSSVGLTLTQVLYAAGKVGTAIDIAKAYKHMEEVNLEDKKSSIRYDVDSLFNNLILLDSSIAITEEGIKQTEENLNIATQKFQSGSGKEIDVIRAQLDLETQRSDLEKTKKLRILAKNALLNKMGLDWDSEVQFVGELRMPEANLPYPDTAMANVKKRRRELAKLEATEKMREKNIEIEEAGYKPTIALLGGLKYANNQNKITEWDAPKWDKLNKYVSLNLSMNLFNGMQTKEAVVQAKSELRSTQLMKETAERGFRLQIEACVNNLEDAHNQIEISKRQVDLANRGYEISEAAYQIGAETQINLLDVSQKLRLAKLGYMKAVLDWNNAYNALLKATGEY; translated from the coding sequence ATGTCAAGGAAATTTTTAGTCCTTTCTGCCCTTGCTTTAGGGCTGATTGTACCAGCCTCGGCAAAAACCTACACCCGAGATGAAGCGGTCCAGACCGCCATTGAGAACTCTCCGGATGTCAAAACCGCTGAAGAAGACCTCATTAAGGCTTCTTCTCAAGTTGATGCAGGCTATGGTAACGCATACCCCTCTATTGACCTTAGTGCCAATGTCACCCGTATTTTTGGACTGGACGACGTCAAAAAAACATCCGCAATTACGGACGCTGCCAAAAATATGGCAAACAGCGTGGACGACGACGGACACCCCAAAGCAAACGCTTTTGACCAAAACGTGATTGGCCCAGCTTTGGACGGAATGACTTATGGAATGAAGTCCCAAGCCTACCGCTGGCAGTCCAGTGTTGGCCTCACATTGACCCAAGTCCTCTATGCCGCAGGCAAGGTCGGTACCGCAATCGATATCGCCAAAGCCTACAAGCATATGGAAGAAGTCAATCTCGAAGACAAGAAGTCTAGTATACGCTACGACGTTGATAGCCTTTTCAACAATTTGATCCTCCTGGATTCGAGTATTGCAATCACTGAAGAAGGCATCAAGCAGACCGAAGAAAATCTGAATATCGCCACGCAGAAATTCCAAAGCGGATCTGGTAAAGAAATCGATGTGATTCGCGCCCAGCTTGACTTGGAAACCCAGCGTTCCGATCTCGAAAAGACAAAGAAATTGCGTATCCTCGCCAAGAACGCTCTTCTCAACAAGATGGGACTGGATTGGGATTCCGAAGTACAGTTCGTCGGTGAACTTCGCATGCCCGAAGCCAACCTCCCTTACCCGGATACAGCTATGGCAAACGTGAAAAAGCGCCGTAGGGAATTGGCAAAGCTCGAAGCCACTGAAAAAATGAGAGAAAAAAATATCGAAATCGAAGAAGCCGGTTACAAACCGACAATCGCCTTGCTCGGTGGCCTCAAATACGCAAACAACCAAAACAAGATTACCGAATGGGATGCCCCGAAGTGGGACAAACTCAACAAGTACGTTTCTTTAAATTTGTCGATGAATCTTTTCAACGGCATGCAGACCAAGGAAGCTGTAGTTCAAGCAAAATCAGAACTTCGCAGCACACAACTCATGAAAGAAACTGCAGAACGCGGATTCCGCCTGCAAATAGAGGCGTGCGTCAACAACTTGGAAGACGCGCATAATCAAATCGAAATTTCAAAACGTCAGGTAGACTTGGCAAATCGCGGATACGAAATCTCCGAAGCGGCCTACCAAATCGGTGCGGAAACGCAAATCAACCTTCTCGACGTAAGCCAAAAGCTTCGCTTGGCCAAGCTTGGCTACATGAAGGCTGTTCTTGACTGGAACAATGCATACAACGCATTGCTCAAGGCCACTGGTGAATACTAA
- a CDS encoding efflux RND transporter periplasmic adaptor subunit, translated as MKTITKSIITISALSLLLAGCGDAKKDAKSEKKVSTIEEIQKVNGKPARVVKAATVKLTDVRSFSGTIEGSQQTTATAKLGDPIAKVNVRVGSKVRKDQVLAEFVFTGDNTAYQQAQANIAMQEKSLNRLKEVQAKGGVSLQDVEQLETQINVAKMQMETARRATLVLAPSSGTITEVKFKVGEVPGVGGAMFTIANLDKVILKLNVTSSEIGFFKKGAKATIELNGEKLQGEVSLIPLAANPITRFFPVEVTFKNKGQKLLPGMYLTTKIDAREVTGVSVPVEAIVYSNGVNSVWTVDSEGKAKRKIVQLGVQTKTDIQIKDGLSEGDVVMVEGQNRMNDGDKVLIVE; from the coding sequence ATGAAGACCATTACAAAATCAATCATTACTATTTCTGCCCTGTCGCTCCTCCTCGCTGGATGCGGCGACGCCAAGAAAGACGCCAAGTCCGAGAAAAAAGTTTCGACCATCGAAGAAATCCAAAAGGTCAATGGCAAGCCAGCCCGCGTCGTGAAGGCTGCCACCGTAAAACTCACCGACGTCCGTTCTTTCAGCGGCACCATCGAAGGTAGCCAGCAGACGACAGCAACCGCCAAGCTCGGTGACCCGATTGCCAAGGTCAATGTCCGCGTCGGTTCCAAGGTCAGAAAAGATCAGGTCCTTGCTGAATTCGTCTTTACGGGCGACAACACCGCTTACCAACAGGCTCAAGCAAACATTGCCATGCAAGAAAAGAGCCTCAACCGCTTGAAAGAAGTTCAGGCCAAAGGTGGTGTTTCTCTGCAGGATGTAGAACAGCTCGAAACCCAGATTAACGTAGCCAAGATGCAGATGGAAACCGCACGCCGTGCAACGCTCGTGCTAGCTCCGTCCTCCGGCACCATTACCGAAGTCAAGTTCAAGGTCGGTGAAGTTCCGGGTGTCGGTGGTGCCATGTTCACCATCGCAAACCTCGACAAGGTTATCCTCAAGCTCAACGTCACAAGTTCCGAAATCGGCTTCTTCAAGAAGGGCGCCAAGGCAACAATCGAACTCAACGGAGAAAAGCTTCAGGGCGAAGTAAGCCTCATTCCGCTCGCCGCAAACCCGATAACCCGCTTCTTCCCGGTTGAAGTCACATTCAAGAACAAGGGTCAAAAGCTCCTCCCGGGCATGTACCTCACCACAAAGATTGACGCCCGTGAAGTTACAGGCGTTTCAGTCCCTGTCGAAGCCATTGTCTATAGCAATGGCGTGAACTCGGTCTGGACAGTCGATAGCGAAGGCAAGGCCAAGCGCAAGATTGTGCAACTCGGTGTGCAGACCAAGACCGACATCCAAATCAAGGATGGCCTTAGCGAAGGCGATGTCGTGATGGTCGAAGGCCAAAACCGCATGAACGACGGCGACAAGGTGCTGATTGTCGAATAA